One window from the genome of Treponema sp. OMZ 838 encodes:
- a CDS encoding putative toxin-antitoxin system toxin component, PIN family, whose amino-acid sequence MKSMPFARDNNMPLYAVVDTNVLVSAFLKENSVPRSVVNNMYAGNIIPIYNEEIIAEYSTVLHRPKFCFPAKSVDIAVHAIQEIGIKFNGISVNEPMPDPKDIVFYAVTLHARQQFNAYLITGNIKHFPEVPFVITPHQALDILADKF is encoded by the coding sequence CTGAAATCAATGCCGTTCGCAAGGGATAATAATATGCCTCTATATGCTGTTGTTGATACAAATGTGCTTGTTTCAGCATTTCTAAAGGAAAATTCTGTTCCTCGCTCTGTCGTCAATAACATGTATGCAGGTAATATTATTCCGATTTATAATGAAGAAATTATTGCTGAATATTCTACCGTACTGCACCGTCCAAAATTTTGTTTTCCGGCAAAATCAGTTGATATTGCAGTACATGCGATACAAGAGATAGGGATAAAATTTAACGGCATATCAGTCAATGAACCAATGCCCGATCCGAAAGACATTGTTTTCTATGCCGTTACGTTACATGCTCGGCAACAGTTTAATGCTTATTTAATTACCGGCAATATAAAACATTTTCCTGAAGTTCCCTTCGTCATAACACCGCATCAAGCCTTGGATATATTAGCCGATAAATTCTGA